In Candidatus Vogelbacteria bacterium, the following proteins share a genomic window:
- the pheS gene encoding phenylalanine--tRNA ligase subunit alpha, which produces MERYPDQKLGHLHPLSKIITESAAIFAELGFNVADGPELETPFHNFDALNIPEGHPARAMHDTFWIDPERLLRTHTSPVQIRYMQSNKPPLRIIVPGKVFRNEATDATHGAQFYQLEGLYIDKQVSLGHLKGTLQTFFSRLFGRELAIRFRPSFFPFVEPGVEVDVKCFKCAGPGATCSVCKGTGWIEILGAGLVHPHVLKSVGLESNQWQGYAFGVGLDRLAMLKYGIDDVRLLYSGDLRFINQF; this is translated from the coding sequence ATGGAACGATACCCAGACCAGAAGCTTGGACATCTACATCCTTTGTCCAAAATTATTACCGAGTCAGCGGCTATTTTTGCTGAACTTGGCTTCAATGTAGCCGATGGCCCTGAATTAGAAACCCCTTTTCATAACTTCGACGCTTTAAACATTCCAGAAGGTCATCCGGCCCGAGCCATGCATGATACTTTTTGGATTGACCCGGAAAGATTACTACGGACCCATACTTCACCAGTTCAGATCCGTTATATGCAGTCTAATAAGCCACCACTTAGAATTATTGTGCCTGGTAAGGTATTTCGTAATGAAGCAACTGATGCTACTCATGGTGCTCAATTTTATCAACTTGAAGGTTTGTATATTGATAAACAAGTCAGTCTTGGTCATTTGAAAGGTACGTTGCAAACTTTTTTTAGTCGACTGTTTGGTAGAGAATTGGCCATTAGGTTTCGACCTAGCTTCTTTCCATTTGTGGAGCCTGGAGTAGAGGTTGATGTTAAATGTTTTAAGTGTGCTGGACCCGGTGCAACCTGCTCGGTTTGTAAAGGGACTGGTTGGATTGAAATTTTAGGGGCTGGTCTGGTGCACCCTCATGTTTTAAAATCAGTTGGTCTAGAGAGTAATCAGTGGCAAGGCTACGCTTTTGGTGTTGGTTTAGATCGTCTGGCAATGCTTAAATACGGCATCGATGATGTGCGACTATTGTATAGTGGTGATTTAAGATTCATAAACCAATTTTAG
- a CDS encoding elongation factor Ts, producing the protein MVTTEQIKALREKTGISISECKKALEEAQGDEAKALEILKARSEIIADKKADREFGAGVISAYIHGGTVGSLVDVRCETDFVAKNPEFKAIVDDVAMQIAAMAPTSPEELMTQPFIKNPDQTIGDLFKGASQKFGERVELIKFVRFDVAE; encoded by the coding sequence ATGGTTACTACGGAACAAATAAAAGCTCTTCGAGAAAAAACAGGAATTTCTATTTCTGAATGTAAAAAAGCCCTTGAAGAAGCTCAAGGTGATGAAGCAAAAGCGTTAGAAATTTTGAAAGCTCGAAGTGAAATAATTGCTGACAAAAAAGCCGATCGAGAATTTGGGGCTGGGGTAATCTCAGCTTACATTCATGGTGGAACAGTGGGTAGTTTGGTTGATGTTCGTTGTGAGACTGATTTTGTGGCCAAGAATCCAGAATTTAAGGCTATAGTTGATGATGTGGCTATGCAGATTGCAGCTATGGCGCCAACCTCTCCAGAGGAATTAATGACCCAGCCTTTCATTAAGAATCCAGATCAAACAATTGGAGATTTATTTAAGGGGGCTAGTCAAAAATTTGGTGAACGAGTGGAATTGATTAAATTTGTTCGTTTTGATGTGGCTGAGTAG
- the rpsB gene encoding 30S ribosomal protein S2 translates to MPQNTKESKESIIRELFKVGAHFGFSRKRRHPSVEPFIFGFKNKTAVINLEETVKSLDQASEFITKLASEGKKVLFVGNKNEARDIIKRYAETVDMPYVAERWIGGTFTNFPEIKKRVKRLADITEQDKKGELAKYTKKERGVIALEKKNLERYFAGIADMDKLPAAIVVIDPQAESIAVAEAKQTRVPIVALCGSDCDINNIAYPVVANDSQVASITFFIKALIEAYKEGKKLVKAPAPIVEEGAASQAV, encoded by the coding sequence ATGCCTCAAAACACTAAAGAGAGTAAAGAATCTATCATTCGCGAGCTTTTTAAAGTTGGCGCTCACTTTGGATTCTCTCGTAAACGCCGCCACCCTTCAGTGGAGCCGTTTATTTTTGGTTTTAAAAACAAAACCGCTGTTATTAACTTAGAAGAAACTGTTAAATCTCTAGATCAAGCTAGTGAATTTATTACCAAATTGGCTAGTGAGGGTAAAAAAGTTCTTTTCGTTGGTAATAAAAACGAAGCTCGAGATATCATCAAGCGCTACGCCGAAACAGTAGACATGCCTTATGTGGCTGAACGTTGGATTGGTGGTACTTTTACTAACTTTCCTGAAATCAAGAAACGAGTTAAAAGACTGGCCGATATTACTGAACAAGATAAAAAGGGTGAGTTAGCAAAATATACTAAAAAAGAACGAGGAGTAATTGCTCTAGAAAAGAAAAACCTAGAACGTTATTTTGCTGGGATTGCTGATATGGATAAGTTGCCGGCTGCGATTGTTGTGATTGACCCTCAAGCTGAAAGTATTGCTGTGGCTGAAGCTAAACAAACTCGAGTACCAATAGTGGCTTTATGTGGTTCTGATTGTGATATCAACAACATTGCTTACCCAGTAGTAGCTAACGACTCTCAAGTGGCTAGTATTACTTTTTTCATTAAGGCTTTGATCGAAGCCTACAAGGAAGGTAAAAAATTAGTGAAAGCTCCAGCTCCTATTGTGGAAGAAGGGGCAGCTAGTCAGGCAGTTTAA
- a CDS encoding PCRF domain-containing protein, translating into MDLDAYRQNPKTTYLMAEYDRLVLKVAEVESLAQADESFKELAVEELQTLNQAKDEMLKQVEEIANKKKESTGTDGADDMIMEIRAGAGGDEASLFAATLTEMYARYCEGKGWSFSIVDESKSAVEGYKEVSIEISGKNVYDEFRYETGVHRIQRIPSTEKQGRVHTSTASVAVMPIKESADIFLNPSDLEIDFSRAGGAGGQNVNKVETAVRVLHKPSGIVVRSQAERSQGRNKEKALAILLSKLIALNEQEAAKSEAANRKAQIGTGDRSEKIRTYNVLQDRVTDHRIKESWHGIERIFEGQIGPILEALKSASTELENQG; encoded by the coding sequence ATGGACCTCGACGCTTATCGTCAAAACCCAAAAACTACTTATTTGATGGCCGAATACGATCGGTTGGTTCTTAAAGTTGCTGAGGTGGAAAGTCTAGCTCAGGCTGATGAATCTTTTAAAGAACTGGCTGTAGAGGAACTACAAACTCTTAATCAGGCTAAAGATGAGATGTTAAAACAGGTAGAAGAAATTGCCAACAAGAAAAAAGAAAGCACTGGCACTGATGGGGCCGATGACATGATTATGGAAATCAGAGCTGGGGCTGGTGGTGATGAAGCTTCGCTATTTGCGGCTACTTTGACTGAGATGTATGCTCGTTATTGTGAAGGTAAGGGTTGGTCTTTTTCTATTGTCGACGAATCTAAGAGTGCGGTTGAAGGCTATAAAGAGGTATCAATCGAAATTTCAGGTAAAAATGTTTATGATGAGTTTCGTTATGAGACGGGAGTACACCGGATTCAGAGAATACCCTCAACAGAAAAACAAGGCCGGGTTCATACCTCGACAGCGTCAGTGGCGGTTATGCCAATCAAAGAGTCGGCTGATATCTTTTTAAATCCATCTGATCTAGAGATTGATTTTTCGCGAGCGGGTGGGGCTGGTGGTCAAAATGTTAACAAAGTAGAAACAGCGGTGCGAGTTCTCCATAAACCAAGTGGGATCGTGGTTCGCTCTCAAGCAGAACGTTCTCAAGGTCGAAACAAAGAGAAGGCCTTGGCGATCTTGCTCAGTAAGTTGATTGCTTTAAACGAACAAGAGGCCGCGAAATCAGAGGCGGCTAACCGCAAAGCTCAAATTGGAACGGGGGATCGCTCTGAGAAAATTAGAACCTATAACGTTCTTCAGGACCGAGTTACCGATCATCGGATTAAAGAGTCTTGGCATGGGATTGAGAGGATCTTTGAGGGTCAAATCGGTCCTATTCTAGAAGCTTTAAAAAGTGCTTCCACCGAGCTGGAAAATCAAGGATAA